attgaaataatcataatggaacattccaagtctacaccaaatgattgtatcatacaaaccatgtaagatgttactcggcgattttcacgtgatcatcttttgattttcgtcaagaatgtaagatgaacttggttgaagcgaaagcttaccaacacatatttcgagaaatatgtaagcgagttaaactcagctcgaaatctcaaaagtTCATAATCGAATATtgtatagtaatacgacttttgtctcaatataggagatagagtagaaataaactttccaagtgatatatgagttttagtctccatataccttttgttcatgaagttccacaagctctccttctGGCTTcagatcccaatgaagtcttcaagtcgttaacctataatggtttcagGAAAAACCTATgctaaaggagaaccgactctagtatgcaactagtatcacacagaaggtgtagggattaggttttctagtttctaaagttctcccttatatagtctttcaaatcagtgtttgatAGAtaagaaacaaagcaatcaatattcaccgtcagatgaaaacctgatttaagattcaagctaagtttgcttaaaatcaaagcaatatctctcaaccgttagatggtcttagcttgttacacacaaatgaaatataccttcattaagatatgggtaaccgtacctaaacgtgtatattgagttggctcaacaatagttaaccgaagttagccatatgaacactttttattaaccacattcatccaatacttctagatcaaatgataatcaaatgaatctaattgcgttactcatagagttggtcaattttttatattttcatagaagtatacaagacacaattgaaacaaaatcgaatttgattcaagagaatcaatttatgaacatttagccatgatttgcaaatatttcattccttagtatataaatgtatttgttcaggagtatgaaatcatacttaacgtattttagaacttaaccacttaagtttgcaaacgggtacgcaaacttaagttccggacttttgGTCTTGAccaacagttcgcaaacgggtacgcatactgtcgttccggacctcaactcaggtaaaaccgttcgcatgctggtatacaaacttggttcccgaactttGACAAtcaaaaccgttcgcatactggtatgcaaacttggttcctggaCCTAATCATACCACAATagtttgcataccggtatgcatactgtggtatatccagacaatggttaattgttataaactcctatttcaatcatttgaaacatccttagaagacgacaatagctgtctcacacaaactattagcttataagtaattttcaagtgattgaatgatcaatacgaaacattctgagtcgacataaatgactgtctcacaaaaattatgtaagatgtttgatccagacaattttcacatgatcatattttgacttattatttagtttccaacaaataaatcgttTCTAACTAatctcgtcaagaataatgatgaacgtagctaaagcaaaaggctttccaacacatatttcgagaaatagataagagagataaactcggctcgaaatatcaaatgtgtataatataaaagtctatatagctatacgatttagtctcaataggagataaaatataatagacttctgagtgttagataaattttagtctccacatatcttttgttgatgaagttcttccaagctctcctcaatagatcttcgtcttcaatagatgaacgtcgtgaagtctaaagctcaaatacacattctatcctaatccgagacatatctataagtagactataaatcaggacttatagttttgatcacctaaacttgacaaacaagcttgagatagcaatgtttgcgagttcgatcgagtagtgctctaacaacatcatCCTTGTGGGATCTTCCGATACTTGACTTACTTATTTGTAGATTCTTTAAAATACAAATTTACAACGAAGGACCTAAGATCACTACATTATTTTTTGTGGATtgaagcatattttgattcttcaggTAAGAAATTGCTTTTGATATAGAACAAATACTTCTTGGATTTTCTATGATAGGTTATAAGTGTTGTAGAACTCTTAAAGAGTTTTTGCATTTGATAGTGATATTTTTTATGTGGCTTCTTATAGGAGTTTGGTAGGTAGGTTGCATTATTTGATACTCATTAGACCTGACATTAGTTATGCATTTAATTATGTCTATCAAATtatgtattttccaacaaacattTATTTCTAAATTGTAGAGGGAATTCTCGGATACTTAAAAGGGTCTCTTTGTTAGGGAATTACTCTTGGCAGTGCAAATTTCTCTAAACTTATTGTATTTTGGGACAGTGATTGGGTAGGTTGTCCAGATACAATGAAATCGACTTTCGGGTATTGTGCAATTTTGGGTGCAAATTTGGTTTCCTGGTTTTCCAAGAAATAGTAAACTATTTAATGTTCTTCTACTGAAGCAAAATATAAAGGCCTTGCCACTGCTGGAACTTTATGGTTAATTATCATATATGTTTGATGAAATATTAGTTAAATTATTTCTTCCATGCAAGCTATAATATGACGAAATTTCCATGCTCATACTAAACATATAGAAACTAAAATAATTCGGGATCttattaaattagggtttctcagagtTTCTTATGATCATACCTTGAGCCAGATTGCTTACTTGTTCACCACGTGATTATCTAATGGTTTGTCTAACGACAAATTGATGTCTCATATCAAGACATAATTTAAGGAGGTATGGTAAAGCTATTACAACTCACGATTGATGTGGTGATCCGAGTCAATTGAATTGGTTAATGTGTTTGAGTGACTGACAACTACGTAATATTTTTTCGTTTGAGTCGGTTGTAAATTttctttgttgttcctttatttttAGTTATGTTTTGTCTTTGTTACAAGACTTATTTTTATAACGATTACCATCAGTGCAAACCTAATTGTTTCAGCGGCGATAATAAATAAACATATTTAAGTAGGTTTTATCTCGTTGTCggtaattacatgaattttgattAAATTCATATATAAACATTATCTAAagtaaagtaatcacaaaaaataattacaaatatTTTTTTAACCCGGCTTGATGGATACACCAATTGAGGAGAAAATGACGGGTATGAAAACCTTCCGATGCAACTATACAAATATTCGTGCAATTTCGGAAGAATTTTTTAAGCGATCCTTCCATAAAACCGGAGACCCACTTTCACTGTGTTGACTATGTATATGGTATGAGAGTGTGCCTTGAGATACAAACTCATAAGCGAATAAAATAATTTTAGCCTCCAAACAACAACCGACAAGCCACACTATGTGGCTATGTTTGTGAAAGAAGGGCAATTTAGTTAATAAATGAATGAAGTTACttttcatttacctgttgagttatcTTGGAGGATACCACTATTCCATATGATAACATTCCTATATACACTTTGCCGAAACCTCCTTCCCAGATGACACTTTGTTAAACTACCTAGTGAGACAATGAATATCACAAGAATATGTTTATCTCGTGTGCAACCAGTTCTTAAGTTTTTTTCCATATCCCTTATAACCATTTGGGAAAACATAGTAAAAAATCATCTTGCATTCTTATAACATGCTTCTTTGTGACAAAAGCCTTTGACATTGAaggtttggaaaaaaaaaagtctacaaCCTGCGTTGGAATTTTCGATTCCCAATTTACAGGAACCATTACATTGTCATTAAAGATTGGAGATGTGGATTTTGAAACTCTCAGTAGTCTGTATAAGAAGTGAAAATAAACATGAATTAGTTATAGCCAAAGTCTTTGACTTGAAAATTTTCTAACGCTATCCCGGAATTACACATCATGCTGCTTGGATTCATGATCAAGCATAGTTAATTTTCATTTAGACTTGAGAAAGTATTGAGTAGTCACAATTGGATGGGTTGTTGATCCTGTTCGGACGGTATAAAACAATTCTCTTACATTGTGATTTCTCTAGCCAATTCTTATTCTCGGCATGATGTAAGAATGCAAGGGAATATTGGAGAAGTTCGAAGCTTTAGTAAGAATGAAATGATTTGTAGTGTTAATAGTTTGCAATGTCAAGATAAGCATGTGTAGTTGTGCCGCGAAAAAGTGCAAGGCCTAAAGGGAGTAATACATGTTATAGCAAGCAAAAATGTGTTGGATATGAGGATTTGAATGGATGACAACCAATGCCCATGTTAATTTTTATTACATAAACaatatgtaaattaaaaataactaccacaaatatcacaaaaatcgcaaaaacacataaaataaaaaTCGATGTTAATTGATGAATTTTACTTCCTAAATTAAACATAACAAAGCTTTCCCCTAGTATCATTTGGCCGAACACAGTTGTAATTTCCTTTGGTCCTATTGCATAAATATGTGACATTTCTTTtcgtcatttattgaaatatatcaaatattttggTTTCAAAATTCGACAAGAGAGTTGTTATCATCACTACCAGCTATTATTTCCGATAATTAGATGCCAAACCAATGATTTAATAATAAAAGTACAGGGGAAAAATCgagtatttttatttcattttatttttaaagttaaTAGTATTGGATGCCAATGTACCACTCAAAGGAAAAAAGTAAATCAAGCTTAATATAGTTCTAAGTTATTTATTTTACTATAGTCCACCCTTATTCACAAATAAGTTGTAAAGGCTTCAATAAAATCTCGGATAATTTGCGTCTTCATGAAAATGAGTGCCGACCTAGTGCACCACCAACTTTTCAACTCACGAATCTGTATGAAAAATATTTCTTGGACAATTTCAAAAATAAGTACCCAAGAACAACCTAGTACGTAACCTAACTGCACAAGATCCAAatctcaacaagaacaagtcttgtaatctttttcaagatacaaattcaatAAGAACAAGTCTTGTTAGGATATATACAAGATGAGTTAAAAACTATATATGTTGATTAATGTACTATGTGATATTTAAAATTATTAACATAAACGATATAGTTGTAAAATAATTAATacaagacactagaaattttgttaacgaggaaactacaatcttgtagagaAACCCCGTTACCTCGTTCAGCTTAAACATCGCACTGTATTAAAccactgcagacactagcctactatcagacttcggactggaatgtagttgaggttGAATCGACCCTCCGAGAAATTCAGCTTCAGTcttgctccttatgtctcttggatctcgcaaggccctaagcacttgattccccaatatgacgtcctttacagtccTAGGAGTTACTTCAGCCTATATGAAGACTTTTAACTAATCTTTCTCTAATAGATATCCTATTGATTTCCTTCAATCAAGTTACATAATTCTATTTTCTTATGAGGGATCTTCAAGGgtataaaagaatcaagaacttCAAAAGGTTATAGAGATACCCAATCGATTCTACCTCACATGATCAatctgaaaataaatatgaaactTATGTAATTAAAAATTCTGAAACGAAGAGAACATTTAATTTCTATAAATTTTATTCTCTGATTATTAGTTCTTGAATGGCCGTATAACAGAAGATACAGACGTTGGAATAAACATGATGATCAAGAAAAGATTCCAGATATCAAGAACCATCAGATAAAATATAGTCTGACTGGTATTCACGAATCCGTTAGTGAAAACTTCAAAACTGGTAACATAATTATGATTTTCGAGGAAACCTAGGTCTTTAGAGAAGTCACAACTAGGACACGACGTGCATGGATCAAAGTTGAGTTCGTGATTAAATATGGCCCGTTCATCGAAAATATTGTCATTTTTTGATGAGACTGACCCAATATATTTATGTATCGGGTGTAAATGAAGTGTGATAATTTTTTAAGATAATAAAAGTTTCCTTTACCAAAATTTGCCAGATACCCTCACCAAAATTGATGTATCATAGCAGCATTTCAAACAAGGATTCTATTACCGTTTAACATAGGAGCTTTATTTGTATATCCTTTTAAATGTTGagattttaactttttttttgaagcatgcgaTTGTATTAAAATTAAGCGGCAATTACATGAGGGTATGCGATACCGAATGAGTTGTCTATTACaatttaattaatgcatgatgggATTATATGATCCCAAACCAATGTTGAAAGGTTCCCCAGCTGGCTTCTTTCCGCAGTACCGCTGGCCAGTCTGTCTGCGCGCAGCTTGATTACCTTTCTTGTAGATGTGGGTGGTGTTGCATTGGGGGATTTGTCCCATGATTAACTTGGTTTCAGAGATCATACTCGAAATGTACCAAGGCGGCTTGGCGTCTGAAGTTAGGAGTCGATTTAGGTTTTCCGAGTGGGTTTCAAATTGAACTTTTGGCCAACTTCGATCTTTTGCCGTCCTAGATGCTATCATGGTGTTCAAGATTCGGCTATCAAGGCAGTGGTGATTCCCAGCGGTTATGCTATTGCTATCATGGTGTATACAGACGTATCCCTGCAAATGAAACATGTTCCAGCTATTCCAGGATGTCCTCTCGTTGcgcctaagggtgcacacggtacggttcggctcggttcttgccgagtcCGAGTACTTGTACCTCCCTAGTCTCGGTTCTtagtttttggaccggtacctgtacctcttTCCTCGAttccggtaccattcgggacAAGTACGGTACCAGGAACGGTTCTGGTACCAATCGGTACTTAAAGTCCAATATATTTTTGATAAATGCAGCGACACATAATCCGTTCCTGCTTAAAGAATTTCAATCAAATCGGGCTTTAAGAAATAAACATTACCCATAAACAAGTACTTAGGGAAAACCCGATTCTAAAATTGCATATCTCAATATCCACTCATGACCTGATTACAATATTTTTATAATACCCAGATTATATTGCTATTCAAGCTTGGCAAAATAAACTtgcgaagaaaataaaaaacactaTTGCGTCAACCCAAAACCAAATTGTACACATTTGATAAGAAATTAAagatttcttctttaattataCAGGTGCATGGATACCTAATAGAAACCTTTTAAGTCTAACTAGTGAAGTAAGCGATAATAGAATAAGAAGGAATAAAACCTCTGCTATTGTTGTACAAGAGTTGATGTAGTGGGAGTTTAGAATGAGTGAGGCGATCGCCGACAAAGGTAGAGAAAAGACGAGGTTGAAGTGAAGAAGTGGGGACCATTTTTCTCGGAGATGCAAAGAAGGAGGaggaaaaagaaaatgagaaactCTATTCTTCTGACCTAATTCTTCTATACATACCACCAGATTAAATCCTTAAATCTAATGTTCAGTATTATTTAGTATAAACGGGAAGGGACGGTACAGAACATGAATAGGGTCGTGCACCTGTACCTCTAGAGGCTGGTTCTCTGTTTTTGAACCGGTACTTATAgccccttcctcggttcggtacaaaaccaggtacggttccactgGTTCCAGTACGGTCCGGTTattcggctcggttcctgtgcatccTTAGCTGCGCCCCGTATTGATCTTGATCCTAGCTAAATTAGGTTTTTTTCCAACCTGCCAGGATTGTTGTGGAAGCTTGTGTTCCATTTCTACGGTTGATAGAAGTTGGCATTTCAGGTAACATGAGAGGGAGGTTTGTTTGTGCCCAAGAGAGCTCCCGTTGAAGACTAAGTGTCATGTGTGCTATGTTTCCCGGATTTGGTTGTTTTTGGTGACAAATGAAATCATTCCTAGCTATCCATAAGGACCAGAAAAGGAAGCAAAAAGCGGTGCTGATAGAGCAATGTACCTTTGATTGTACAATTTGAGAGATTTTCGTCTGAGGGTTTGGAAGGTCCGGGAGATTTTGGACGAAATGGTTAGGAATTCCCATAATGAGAATGTTCCATGCGGCCGGGATCACTTGATAATGAAGGAGAATATGATTAGCAATTTGTGGATGGGAATTACATTGCGGGCATATATTGGCGCTGATGAGGTGGATATGTACAATGGAGAGAGTTGGGAGGCCCTCGTTGATTGCTTTCCGCAAGAAAAACTGTATTTTTGGAGGACACAGAAGTGTCCATGGGAATTTCGATGCTGGTATGGGGTTCTGGTGGGACTTATTTGATCTGCTTACCAAACAATTGTATCAAGATGTTGTGGTGTACTTTTCAAATTTGGTAAAAGGCCATATGATTTTATAGAAGGGATTGTTTCGTGGAAGATAGATATTCACGATTCGTTGGATTATGCAGGAGAAAAGAGGTTTAACTTATCGTGGTTCCTGGTGTGAGTAAATGGATCAATGGAATCGGCGACCGTCTGGATGGGGTAACACTTTGCGAAATTCAAGATATTAGTGAACTCTTGGATCCAATTTGCTTAGACAGGAATTATTAATCCATATCCGGTTTTGTGCAAAAGATAAAGGTAAGAACGAGGGATGCTAATTGCCTTCACTAAAGGCTGGTTGGAGAAGGGGTAGCTGGATATTGGTTATCTACAGGGGGCCCAATAACAATACCAAAGTTTTAGAGTAATTCTCTCTTACGAAGACAATAGTCATGGCAATCCTTTATGACATCGTCCGAAAATTCGAGACACTACTTGTAGCTGGCAGAATGGAGAACCGAACGGTTTCTCCCACAAAACCTGCAACAGCTTACGTTTGTAACACTGTACGTTATGCGCAACCAACACGTGCTGCATCCTAAGCTGACCGCTTACAATCAGCCAGCTCGCAAAGGTGGTCATGACTCATGACTCATAACTTCCAAGTTACCAATGTCATTCCCTTGGCACGTAACCTGCAACGCATTTCCATTGAAACCTGGCAAGACAAAAACTTCAATCAAACCAAAACCAGCTTTTAAACTACAAGCAACAGCAAAGAGAGAGAGTGAGGGTTTTGAGAACTAGCTAGTATAAACCATCAGCACTTCTTATATATATAGGCACCTCACGAAAGATACAAGTAGAGAGACAGAAAAATCATGGATGATAAACAGCCTTTGCTGTTTTTGCtagaacagcaacaacaacaacagcaaaaaccaatattttcTTCTCCAAAGCCAGCATCACACAAGAAACTAATACTAGTATCATCAATAGCAGCAGGAATCCAATTTGGATGGGCACTTCAACTTTCTCTTTTAACTCCGTATGTTCAACTCTTAGGTATCCCACATAAATATGCAGCTTTCATTTGGCTTTGTGGTCCAATTTCAGGCATGATCGTTCAACCCATCATCGGTTACCATAGCGATCGTTGTCTCTCTCGTTGGGGCCGCCGGCGTCCTTTTATAGTTTCCGGTACCTTGCTTGTTGTAATATCTGTCATGTTCATTAGTTTTGCTGCTGATTTGGGTCATTCTTTAGGTGACCCATTAGGAGATACATCTTCAtcagcatcttcttcttcttccaatagaCCCAAAGTCATTTCTATTACTATATTTATACTGGGGTTTTGGATTCTTGATGTTGCTAATAATATGTTGCAAGGGCCTTGCCGTGCACTTTTAGCTGATTTAACCGGTACTGATCAAAGAAGAACTAGAACTGCTAATGCTTTCTATTCATTTTTCATGGCTGTTGGTAATATACTAGGTTTCGCCGCAGGTTCTTACACCAATCTTTACAAATTCTTGCCTTTTAGTAAAACCGAAGCTTGTGATGTCTATTGTGCAAATCTTAAGACATGTTTTTTCATGGCTGTTATACTCTTGTTAACCTTAACAACCATTGCTCTCACTTCAATTCAAGAGAAACCGATAACAGCATCGTCATTATCGTCGATATCAATATTGCCGTCAACTATTAATGATGTTGAAATGGACGAGGAGGCTGAAGCAAATATTGCATTTGTTGGGGAGATAGTGAAAGCACTGAGGGACTTACCTAGACCAATGTGGGTTTTACTACTAGTAACATGTCTGAATTGGATCGGTTGGTTTCCGTTCTTGTTGTTTGATACGGATTGGATGGGTAGAGAGGTGTATGGCGGTAAGATTGGAGAAGGGAAGCAATATGGTGATGGGGTTCGTGCGGGTTCTTTCGGGTTAATGTTCAATTCAGTTGTGCTAGGATTTACCTCTTTAGGAGTTGAATGGTTGGCAAAGAAAGTCGGTGGTGTAAAAAGATTGTGGTTTTTTGCGAATCTGGTGTTGTCAATTGGTTTGGCGTCAACAGTGTGGATTACGAAAGTGGCAGAATCATCCAGGGCAGGGTCAGAtgaagccgatccagcgctaggAGTTCGAATCTCTGCATTGGCTCTCTTTGCCGTATTGGGTGTACCTCTTGCGGTTAGTTTTCCATTCCTGCGTTCATTTCTTCTGTAACTAGTGAAAATATTTGAACACTTGACAAGAGATTGTTCCCCATACTACCATGTGATAAACGAAGAGCTAGTTAGTTTGTAAGATTGAACCTCTAAATGGAGTTACCAGATATGCGATACTCATTGTTTGCTAAATTGAATGTTTTTCAGGTGACATATAGTATTCCGTTTGCATTGGCTGCAATCTTTTCCAACTCCTCCGGTGCAGGTCAAGGTAATATGATGTAATCCTAGTCACATACTTTCATTCAATTGCTCAAACAAGCAATTGTTGACTCATTTTCCATCTACATATGCAGTCATCATTCTGGTTTCATTTAGCTACAGAGTGATTCGGAACGTGACTTCTTTTTCTTACGGATTTTCTGGATTATTAGAATTCTTTTAAGAACTTGGCATTTTGATTTACAGGACTTGCAATGGGGGTTCTAAATCTGGCAGTAGTTATACCACAAGTAAGCACCACTCTGCTCAAACTTATTGTTAAGAGTTTGTAAAACAATTTTTACACTTCCGGCTAATGATAGTTGCTGAATAATCTGTCTCAAACTATTTATTTTCAGATTCTGGTATCAGTAGCGAGTGGACCATGGGACGCCTTATTTGGAGGTGGCAATCTCCCTGCATTTGTTGTTGGAGCTGTAGCAGCAGCTGCAAGTGGGATAGTTGCGCTTACAATGCTGCCTGCACTACCCCCTGATTTTACCAACAGAAGTAGAATCATGAGAACAAGAAGTTCACCATTCCCTTGACCTGATCAAACTTAGTGTTCTGCATTTTACATCTCAAGTACTACGTATAGATATTCTGTTGCAAGTTTAACATTGTGGGCCATTTTATTCAAAATTTGTCCATCCTATTTATATGGAATTCTCAATTGCTGGCTATCCACTAAAATTATGTACTTCAATGAATTTGCCTATTCTTAATGCCTTTTCTGAGCGCTAATTCTCAGTCTTCTGCGCACCATCTAGCTTGTCAGTCGTGTGCCGCTTAGGCATCCACTAGGCCTGTTGCTGCCGCTTAGGCATCCACTTCGCGGGACTTGATTTCACAATGGTCCATCTAACTCCTATGCAACAGCGCATCAGCTCGAGCAGAAGCTCAAAAGTTCTACCAAAACTGGGACTTTCCAAATATGACTTGAACTCCTATATTTAGAATCCTTTCCTACTTCGGATTCGAAACTCAAGACATCCATATATAATCACTTCTTGGCCTATCACTCTTCATTCATCACCGTTATCAATGGGGAGAGGCCAGAGCTGTGGTACTAGAAATTCTAATGATCGTGATGGAAGAAACCATCAGAGAAAAAGGAGTTTAGAGATCACTAAAGAAGAAATATGTAAATACAGAGTAAAGAAAGCGCAGAAGAGGGCATCGAGGGCTGCAAAGAAATTAAAATCAGAAAGTCTGTCATCAGGTTATTCCAATGATTCGCACGGGATGTCTCGCAAGGTATGCACATTGATGCAATTTCGGCAAAGTTTttaaaagagaaacaaaaagaaaatatggcGGAGATTCAAA
The nucleotide sequence above comes from Papaver somniferum cultivar HN1 chromosome 8, ASM357369v1, whole genome shotgun sequence. Encoded proteins:
- the LOC113306029 gene encoding sucrose transport protein SUC2-like, with protein sequence MDDKQPLLFLLEQQQQQQQKPIFSSPKPASHKKLILVSSIAAGIQFGWALQLSLLTPYVQLLGIPHKYAAFIWLCGPISGMIVQPIIGYHSDRCLSRWGRRRPFIVSGTLLVVISVMFISFAADLGHSLGDPLGDTSSSASSSSSNRPKVISITIFILGFWILDVANNMLQGPCRALLADLTGTDQRRTRTANAFYSFFMAVGNILGFAAGSYTNLYKFLPFSKTEACDVYCANLKTCFFMAVILLLTLTTIALTSIQEKPITASSLSSISILPSTINDVEMDEEAEANIAFVGEIVKALRDLPRPMWVLLLVTCLNWIGWFPFLLFDTDWMGREVYGGKIGEGKQYGDGVRAGSFGLMFNSVVLGFTSLGVEWLAKKVGGVKRLWFFANLVLSIGLASTVWITKVAESSRAGSDEADPALGVRISALALFAVLGVPLAVTYSIPFALAAIFSNSSGAGQGLAMGVLNLAVVIPQILVSVASGPWDALFGGGNLPAFVVGAVAAAASGIVALTMLPALPPDFTNRSRIMRTRSSPFP